Proteins co-encoded in one Medicago truncatula cultivar Jemalong A17 chromosome 8, MtrunA17r5.0-ANR, whole genome shotgun sequence genomic window:
- the LOC112418172 gene encoding uncharacterized protein produces MTMMDYIDLLFSSSEQYFKSFVYPLLDETRAQLCSSMEILSTSPYAEVISLEESRSHSYGRNHYVVKTDTWKNRSSGHGKELYKTLFGDVFILADFKPETVNDLQRSGRTWSFVLSAGFLDEEIQGEDDDTKLMPTFKVIASEDIDIDEMGQKSLFIIFLTNITPNRRIWNVLHMGGESKLIKKILCPSVVVEESCDYCSPRTDALRDDEMYQRLSSELNESQNKAICACLSSFHCNHKSTVDLIWGPPGTGKTKTLGTLLFALLKMNCRTLVCAPTNIAIKEVASRVLSMVRESFDRNSDALFCNLGDMLLFGNHEQLKVGAEIEEIYLDYRVKQLLLCFSPYNGWKYYFVSMIALLENCVSLYQIFIENEMRKEKDQTDNNNSKAKDDGPSNSGEGMRKSFVEFVRESFLAIVLPLRDCISILCTHIARSCIMEHNLKDLTHLIYSLGSFQALLFKNNIVSVKLEEHFSPPESQHSSFGSAVVSAAEYSLHQSRTECLSLLRTLKVSLGDLNLPDVVDEESTREFCLQSSSLIFSTASSSFKLHSVAMKPLDILVIDEAAQLKECESIIPLLLPNIRHAVLVGDERQLPAMVESIVSYEVGFGRSLFARLSKLGHPNHFLNIQYRMHPAISSFPNSCFYLNQILDAPNVISKNYRKQYLPGQMFGPYSFINIIGGTEEFDDAGRSQKNIVEMVVVMQIIKNCFRAWRDSNENLSIGVVSPYAAQVFAIQDMLGRRYDSHEGFSVKVKTIDGFQGGEQDIIILSTVRTDCSTSLGFISNNQRTNVALTRARHCLWILGNERTLVSQENAWRYLVLDAKKRQCFFNADEDKDLARGIWDAKKELDQLDDLLNADSSIFRNSRWKVLFSDNFLKSFKNLPSKRTKKSVIGLLLKLSSGWRPKRIKVDLLCGTSSQMLKQYKVEGLFVVCSKDIVKESNFTQVLRIWDILPPEDIPIVVKLLDSIFGSYTDDFTEVPMCWEKSTEIIKIKNLDYNGNEAESSSCDQRIYVENSRVEESFLLMKFYSLSSVVVSHLLSDRNSNELELPFEVSDEECDIILFSKSTFVLGRSGTGKTTVLTMKLFKKEELHHVVLEHVYGIKSVEVPCLNEDKEYKDNSTVNDRPVLHQLFVTVSPKLCQAVKQQVVRMKRFIGGGDISAEICPNEDVVDVDTSIQFKNIPDSFVNLSANLYPLVITFHKFLMMLDGTVGNSFFERFSDQSSLSENLGVRSVALETFIRKKEVTYERFDSLYWPHFNSHYTKMLDSSRVFTEIVSHIKGGMQSLDRGEGKLSRQDYVSLSENRSSSLSKEKREIIYDIYQIYEKMKRNKGDFDLADIVVDLHRRLRINKYEGDEMHFVYIDEVQDITMSQIALFKYVSRNVEEGFVFCGDTAQTIARGIDFRFQDIKSLFYKKFVQESKRSSVNHGKDKVKVSETFLLNQNFRTHAGVLKLSQSTIELLYRFFPHSIDVLKPETSWIYGEAPVVLECGSRKNAIVTIFGNPGHDSGKIVGFGAEQVILVRDDYARKEILDYVGKKALVLTVLECKGLEFQDVLLYNFFGTSPLENQWRVIYEYMNEQDMLEPTESKSFPSFNDSKHNLLCSELKQLYVAITRTRQRLWICENTEEYCRPMFDYWKMKHLVQFKELDDSLSQAMKVASSSEDWKSRGKKLYYQNNYEMATMCFQRAGDSYWEKRSKAAGLRATANRLHDLNPENANAFLREAGEIFESIGMAESAAQCFSDLGDYKRAGKIYLEKCEPDLKRAGDCFYLAGCHKMAAQVYARGSFFLDCLNVCAKGGLFDIGLHYIQRRKQNESVDPGWANSHDLYAIEQKFLQKCARKYFGNKDIKSMMKFVRAFHSMDLRREFLQSLSLLDELLELEEESGNFMEAVNIAKMMGDILREADLLGKVGELLEAYELVLFYVLANSLWYKGSLAWPMKQFTQKAELLGRALAFAKEVSNSFYELASTEAEILSNEHDNIFEIMNQLKSSRIHGSIRGEILCLRKLLDSHFRMNTSKYVWQDNMLDVSVEGMILKNHFSVETLFYCWTCWKDNIVHMLESLSNFKPQEPHQHCSYVKFAFNYLGVQKQIYNLKDVYLLLIPDANWVKKLGDRLLKNGRLVSVNVQPLVSVVQNYWSSELLSVGMDVLRNLDALFKFSVNKAFSEFCQVQSLLHIYEVSKFLLKSKCFSHGHGNLKTLETFYRTPIECLFHLLVPLDWKKTLTKEMFYLRETEACQNIMKEVIYENTKQKGRLTYGQIGRVVVMVLGTANVKDELFVQILKRFEDDNTPWKEFIQGVQLNSANEVTFEVDRTHRLFKALDYTYRVNWMNEVDYMSPSCFMYLIERLLLYVSHLNGYRKGFIYVTKSSFTEWLICQDENSLSKLSFVPVVQSDIKPVLDFIAKHPA; encoded by the exons ATGACTATG atGGATTATATCGATTTATTATTCAGTTCTAGTGAACAATATTTTAAGTCATTTGTGTATCCTTTATTGGATGAAACTCGAGCACAACTATGTTCTTCCATGGAAATTTTGTCAACTTCACCTTATGCAGAAGTGATTTCACTTGAGGAGTCAAGATCACATTCATATGGTAGGAATCACTACGTCGTTAAAACTGATACTTGGAAAAACAGGTCCTCTGGTCATGGAAAAGAGTTATACAAAACATTGTTTGgcgatgtttttattttggcagATTTTAAACCTGAAACGGTTAATGATTTGCAAAGGTCAGGAAGAACGTGGAGTTTTGTGTTGTCGGCTGGTTTTCTAGATGAGGAGATCCAAGGCGAAGATGATGATACTAAACTTATGCCTACTTTTAAAGTGATTGCTTCTGAAGACATTGACATTGATGAAATGGGGCAAAAATCTTTGTTTATTATATTCTTGACGAATATAACACCTAATAGAAGAATATGGAACGTGCTGCATATGGGTGGAGAGTCAAAGCTGATTAagaaaattttatgtcccaGTGTTGTG GTTGAAGAAAGCTGTGATTATTGTTCTCCGAGGACCGATGCTCTTAGGGATGATGAAATGTATCAAAGGCTGTCATCTGAGCTGAATGAGTCACAAAACAAGGCAATTTGTGCTTGCCTTTCTTCCTTTCATTGCAATCATAAGTCTACCGTGGATCTTATTTGGGGTCCACCAGGAACCGGTAAAACAAAAACTTTGGGCACACTGCTTTTTGCTCTATTGAAAATGAACTGTAGGACTCTTGTTTGTGCTCCTACAAACATTGCCATTAAGGAAGTGGCATCACGTGTCTTGAGCATGGTGAGAGAATCATTTGATAGAAATTCTGATgctttattttgtaatttaggAGATATGTTGTTATTTGGAAATCATGAGCAGTTGAAAGTTGGGGCAGAAATTGAAGAGATATATTTGGACTATCGTGTTAAGCAACTCTTACTGTGTTTTTCCCCATATAATGGTTGGAAATATTACTTTGTTTCAATGATTGCTCTTCTTGAAAACTGTGTTTCCCTCTATCAGATATTCATTGAGAATGAGATGAGAAAGGAAAAAGATCAAACTGATAATAATAACTCTAAGGCAAAAGATGACGGCCCTTCAAATTCTGGTGAGGGGATGCGCAAATCTTTTGTTGAATTTGTCAGAGAAAGTTTTCTGGCTATAGTATTGCCACTCAGAGACTGTATTTCCATCTTATGTACTCATATAGCCAGAAGTTGTATTATGGAACATAACTTGAAAGATTTGACCCACCTTATTTACTCTCTCGGTTCATTTCAAGCTTTgctgtttaaaaataatattgtctCTGTAAAACTGGAAGAACATTTCTCTCCTCCTGAAAGTCAACACAGTTCTTTTGGGTCAGCTGTTGTAAGTGCTGCTGAATACTCATTGCACCAGAGCAGAACCGAATGCCTTTCTCTATTGAGAACCCTTAAAGTTTCACTTGGTGACCTTAACCTGCCAGATGTTGTGGATGAAGAGTCAACCAGAGAGTTCTGTTTACAATCGTCTTCATTAATTTTTTCCACTGCTTCTAGTTCCTTTAAGCTGCATTCTGTTGCCATGAAGCCACTAGACATTTTAGTGATTGATGAAGCTGCACAGCTGAAAGAATGTGAATCTATCATACCTCTACTACTTCCGAACATACGCCATGCCGTTCTTGTTGGAGATGAACGCCAGCTACCAGCAATGGTTGAAAGTATT GTTTCTTACGAAGTTGGTTTTGGAAGAAGCTTATTTGCAAGACTGAGCAAATTGGGTCATCCAAATCACTTCCTTAATATACAATACAGGATGCATCCAGCAATAAGTTCATTTCCAAATTCATGCTTCTATTTGAACCAAATTCTTGATGCTCCAAATGTTATATCAAAGAACTACAGGAAGCAATATCTCCCAGGCCAAATGTTTGGTCCatattcatttataaatataattggtGGCACCGAAGAGTTTGATGATGCTGGACGAAGCCAGAAAAATATAGTTGAAATGGTGGTTGTgatgcaaataattaaaaattgttttagag CATGGCGTGACTCAAACGAGAACCTCAGTATAGGTGTAGTGTCTCCATATGCTGCCCAAGTTTTTGCAATTCAAGATATGCTTGGGAGAAGGTATGATAGTCACGAAGGATTCAGTGTGAAGGTGAAAACAATAGATGGTTTTCAGGGTGGTGAGCAGGACATAATTATCTTATCAACAGTCAGAACTGATTGCAGTACTTCACTTGGGTTCATTTCCAATAACCAGAGGACTAATGTTGCTCTAACCAGAGCTAG GCATTGTCTATGGATATTGGGAAATGAAAGGACCCTAGTAAGTCAGGAAAATGCATGGAGATATTTGGTGCTTGATGCTAAAAAACGCCAATGTTTCTTTAATGCTGATGAAGACAAGGATTTAGCGAGAGGTATTTGGGATGCCAAGAAAGAGTTGGATCAACTTGATGATTTGCTTAACGCAGACAGTAGCATTTTTAGAAACTCCAGGTGGAAG GTTCTTTTCAGTGATAACTTTCTTAAGTCATTTAAAAACCTTCCATCAAAGCGGACAAAGAAGTCAGTCATCGGCCTCTTACTCAAACTCTCCAGTGGGTGGAGACCAAAAAGGATAAAAGTGGACTTGCTCTGTGGAACTTCATCTCAGATGTTAAAGCAATACAAAGTTGAAGGTCTCTTTGTTGTTTGTTCAAAGGACATAGTAAAAGAATCAAATTTCACTCAAGTTTTAAGGATATGGGATATACTACCTCCAGAGGATATTCCCATAGTAGTGAAGCTTCTTGATAGTATTTTTGGAAGCTATACTGATGACTTT ACGGAGGTTCCAATGTGTTGGGAAAAATCTACagaaatcatcaaaattaagaATCTTGATTATAATGGAAATGAAGCAGAATCAAGCAGTTGCGATCAAAGAATTTATGTTGAGAATTCAAGGGTTGAGGAAAGttttttattgatgaaattCTATTCTTTATCGTCTGTTGTGGTTAGCCACTTGCTTTCTGATCGTAACAGTAATGAGCTGGAACTTCCATTTGAAGTATCAGATGAAGAATGTGACATAATACTCTTTTCTAAAAGTACATTTGTATTGGGTCGCTCTGGTACCGGGAAAACCACTGTTTTGACCATGAAGTTATTTAAAAAGGAAGAATTGCACCATGTCGTTCTTGAACACGTATATGGAATTAAGAGTGTTGAAGTTCCTTGTTTGAATGAGGATAAAGAGTATAAAGACAATTCTACTGTGAATGACAGGCCTGTCCTACACCAATTATTCGTAACAGTGAGTCCTAAACTGTGTCAAGCAGTGAAACAACAGGTTGTAAGAATGAAAAG ATTCATAGGGGGTGGGGATATTTCTGCTGAAATTTGTCCTAATGAAGATGTAGTTGATGTTGATACATCAATACAATTTAAGAATATACCAGATTCTTTTGTTAATCTTTCCGCCAACTTATATCCACTTGTGATAACATTCCATAAGTTTCTAATGATGCTTGATGGAACTGTGGGGAATTCCTTTTTTGAAAGGTTTAGTGATCAATCTTCTTTAAGTGAGAACCTTGGTGTAAGATCTGTTGCTTTGGAGACTTTTATAAGGAAGAAGGAAGTGACTTATGAAAGGTTTGATTCATTATATTGGCCACATTTCAATTCCCATTATACCAAGATGCTAGATTCATCGAGAGTGTTCACTGAAATCGTGTCTCATATAAAAGGGGGTATGCAATCTCTGGATCGTGGTGAAGGGAAGTTAAGCCGTCAGGATTATGTTTCCTTGTCTGAAAATCGATCGTCTTCTTTAAGCAAGGAGAAAAGGGAGatcatatatgatatttatcaaatttatgaaaaaatgaaGAGGAACAAAGGGGATTTTGATTTGGCTGATATTGTTGTTGACCTTCATCGTCGACTCAGAATTAACAAATATGAGGGTGATGAAATGCACTTTGTATATATTGATGAAGTTCAAGATATAACCATGAGTCAAATTGCTTTATTTAAATATGTGAGTCGAAATGTAGAAGAGGGTTTCGTATTTTGTGGGGATACTGCACAGACCATTGCAAGGGGAATTGATTTTAGGTTCCAGGATATCAAATCTCTCTTTTACAAGAAATTTGTGCAAGAATCAAAGAGAAGTTCCGTTAACCACGGAAAAGATAAAGTGAAAGTTTCAGAAACCTTTTTGTTGAATCAAAACTTTCGAACTCATGCTGGAGTTTTGAAATTATCCCAGAGCACCATTGAGCTTCTTTATCGTTTTTTCCCTCATTCCATTGATGTTTTGAAGCCTGAGACCAGTTGGATATACGGGGAAGCTCCAGTTGTTCTTGAATGTGGAAGCAGAAAAAATGCCATTGTAACTATTTTTGGCAACCCTGGACATGACAGTGGGAAAATTGTTGGCTTTGGAGCAGAGCAAGTGATTTTGGTCCGTGATGATTACGCTCGGAAGGAAATTTTAGACTATGTTGGAAAAAAAGCTCTTGTTTTAACTGTTTTGGAGTGCAAAGGGCTTGAGTTTCAG GATGTACTGCTGTACAACTTTTTTGGCACTTCACCATTGGAAAATCAATGGAGGGTGATTTATGAGTATATGAATGAACAAGATATGCTGGAACCTACAGAATCCAAGTCTTTTCCCAGTTTCAATGATTCCAAACACAACCTTTTGTGTTCTGAGCTTAAACAACTATATGTGGCTATAACTCGTACAAGACAGAGATTGTGGATTTGCGAGAATACAGAGGAGTATTGTAGACCCATGTTTGATTATTGGAAAATGAAGCATCTTGTACAATTCAAAGAACTGGATGATTCCCTTTCTCAGGCAATGAAAGTTGCTAGTAGTTCAGAAGATTGGAAGTCTCGTGGCAAAAAG TTATATTATCAAAATAACTATGAGATGGCAACAATGTGTTTTCAAAGAGCTGGGGACTCTTATTGGGAAAAAAGGTCTAAGGCTGCTGGTCTTAGGGCAACTGCAAACCGTTTACATGACTTGAATCCTGAGAATGCAAATGCATTCCTCAGGGAAGCTGGTGAAATTTTTGAAAGCATAGGAATGGCGGAGTCTGCTGCCCAGTGTTTTTCTGATTTGGGAGATTATAAAAGAGCAG GGAAGATTTACTTGGAAAAATGTGAGCCTGATTTGAAAAGGGCAGGGGATTGCTTTTATTTAGctggttgtcacaaaatggcAGCTCAAGTGTATGCTAGAGGAAGTTTCTTCTTAGATTGTTTGAATGTTTGTGCAAAAGGTGGATTGTTTGACATTGGCTTACATTACATTCAGCGCCGGAAACAAAATGAAAGTGTGGATCCTGGTTGGGCTAATAGTCATGATCTGTACGCAATTGAACAGAAATTTCTGCAAAAATGTGCCCGAAAATATTTTGGCAACAAAGATATCAAATCtatgatgaaatttgttagaGCTTTTCATTCGATGGATTTGAGGCGTGAGTTCTTACAATCATTAAGCTTACTTGATGAGCTTCTTGAATTAGAAGAGGAATCAGGCAACTTTATGGAGGCTGTAAACATTGCTAAGATGATGGGTGATATTCTTCGTGAGGCTGATCTGCTAGGAAAAGTTGGTGAACTCTTGGAAGCATATGAACTTGTGCTTTTCTATGTACTCGCAAATTCTCTTTGGTATAAGGGAAGCTTAGCATGGCCCATGAAGCAGTTTACACAGAAGGCCGAGCTTTTGGGAAGAGCGTTGGCATTTGCAAAGGAAGTGTCAAACAGCTTTTATGAGCTTGCATCCACAGAAGCTGAAATACTATCAAATGAGCATGAtaacatttttgaaataatgaATCAGTTGAAATCTTCTCGCATCCATGGGAGTATCCGAGGGGAAATATTATGTTTGAGGAAACTGCTGGATTCTCATTTTCGTATGAACACCTCTAAGTATGTATGGCAAGACAATATGTTAGATGTTTCTGTTGAAGGcatgattttgaaaaatcatttttccgTGGAGACATTGTTTTATTGTTGGACATGTTGGAAGGATAACATTGTTCATATGCTAGAAtccctttcaaatttcaaacctCAAGAGCCTCATCAGCATTGCAGTTATGTAAAGTTTGCATTCAATTATTTGGGTGTTCAGAAGCAGATTTATAATCTCAAAGACGTTTACCTTTTGCTCATCCCTGATGCAAACTGGGTGAAAAAATTGGGAGATAGGTTGCTAAAGAATGGTAGGCTAGTCTCTGTTAATGTTCAACCTTTAGTTTCTGTTGTTCAAAATTATTGGAGTTCAGAGTTACTATCTGTTGGCATGGATGTTTTGCGCAACCTCGATGCACTCTTCAAGTTTTCAGTTAATAAGGCTTTTTCTGAATTCTGTCAGGTACAGTCTTTATTGCATATCTATGAGGTCTCAAAATTTCTTCTCAAGTCTAAATGTTTTAGCCATGGACACGGTAACTTGAAAACATTGGAAACATTTTACAGAACGCCAATCGAGTGTTTATTCCACCTTCTAGTCCCCCTTGACTGGAAGAAAACACTGACAAAAGAAATGTTTTATCTAAGGGAAACTGAAGCTTGTCAGAATATTATGAAAGAGGTGATCTATGAAAACACTAAACAGAAAGGAAGATTGACCTATGGTCAAATTGGAAGGGTGGTAGTTATGGTTCTTGGTACAGCTAATGTAAAAGATGAACTGTTTGTGCAAATTCTGAAAAGATTTGAAGATGACAATACACCCTGGAAAGAATTCATTCAAGGCGTACAGTTAAATTCAGCAAATGAAGTGACTTTTGAGGTTGATCGCACTCATAGGCTTTTCAAAGCATTGGATTATACTTATCGGGTGAATTGGATGAATGAAGTTGACTATATGTCTCCCAGCTGCTTTATGTATCTTATTGAGCGGCTGCTGCTGTATGTATCACATTTGAACGGCTACCGGAAAGGTTTCATTTACGTAACAAAGTCATCTTTCACTGAATGGCTAATTTGCCAGGATGAAAATTCTCTTTCAAAGTTGAGCTTTGTGCCTGTTGTACAGTCAGACATAAAACCTGTCCTTGATTTCATTGCAAAACATCCTGCATGA
- the LOC25480596 gene encoding uncharacterized protein, which yields MSMNFDCFWDLLEKFESATDVSCIKIIQDFFYPCIQLLTSLVQNPVNLENKNEMGELVSLLDEMKQLKASSSLFSIDTVTEKCTTSELSNKISSMPSKVAHILNQLNLSCKRNTNVQSDPSQANTAVGNDDHGQAVLKESKENMSNNSQAAVISGQGKAKENNKRNKYKSKNNKRGKKNK from the exons ATGTCTATGAATTTTGACTGCTTCTGGGATTtgttggaaaaatttgagtcgGCCACCGATGTATCatgtattaaaataatacag gattttttttatccttgcaTTCAACTTTTGACTTCGTTGGTACAAAATCCTGTTAATCtggaaaacaaaaatgaaatggGAGAGTTGGTGAGTTTGCTTGATGAAATGAAGCAACTTAAAGCCTCATCGAG CCTCTTCTCCATTGATACGGTGACAGAGAAGTGCACTACAAGTGAACTCTcaaacaaaatttcttcaatGCCATCAAAAGTAGCACACATCTTGAATCAGCTGAATTTGTCTTGCAAGAGGAATACCAATGTTCAGTCTGATCCATCACAAGCCAACACTGCAGTAGGCAATGATGACCACGGACAAGCCGTTTTGAAGGAATCAAAAGAAAACATGTCCAACAATTCTCAAGCTGCAGTTATTTCAGGACAAGGAAAGGCCAAGGAAAATAACAAGCGGAATAAATACAAATCCAAAAATAACAAGCGAGGGAAAAAGAATAAGTGA